The sequence below is a genomic window from Lolium perenne isolate Kyuss_39 chromosome 4, Kyuss_2.0, whole genome shotgun sequence.
tgatttgcgtagtggttatcatcaaattaggatgaaagagggggatgattggaaaacagcctttaaaacaaaatttggtttatatgagtggttagtaatgccttttggtttaactaatgcacctagcactttcatgagaccgatgaaccatgttttgcgagattttattggcaagtttgtggttgtgtattttgatgacatattaatctacagccgcaatgaatctgatcatataatacatattcgacatgttttgcaaatgTTGCGTACTAATCAactttatggtaatcttgagaagtgcacattttgcaaagatatggtcatatttctgggttatgttgtctctaagcatggagtagaagtagatgtgtctaaaattgaagctattcaaaattggcctactcacatgaatgtgagtcaagtaagaagctttcatggtctagctgggttttatcgacgttttgtgcccaattttagtgctattgctgcacctttgaatgaattgactaaaaaaggtgttgcatttgagtgggccgtcgcccaagatcatgcttttgatgaactgaaaagattgttaacttctgcaccgttgcttgcacttcctgatttcaataagcaatttgagattgaatgtgatgctagtggtattggaattggtggtgtgttgatgcaagagggtcgccccattgcatatttttctgagaaactttctagtGCTAAgctgaactatcctatctatgataaagaattgtatgctttaattagatttcttgaggtttggcaacattacttgtggccaaaagaatttatcatacattctgatcatgaagctttgaaatatctgaaagcccaatctactttgcataagcgtcttgctaagtgggttgagttcattgagtcttttccatacattattaaacataagaagggaaaagataatattgttgctgatgcttgatacgtctccaacgtatcgataatttcttatgttccatgccacattattgatgatatctacatgttttatgcatactttatgtcatatttatgcattttccggcactaacctattaacgagatgccgaagagccagttgttgttttctgctgtttttggtttcagaaatcctagtaaggaaatattctcggaattggacgaaatcaacgcccaggatcttatttttccacgaagcttccagaacaccgggggagatacgaagtggggcgacgaggcggccagacgctagggcggcgcggcccaggccctcgccgcgccggcctagtgtgtgggcccctcgcgtcgcccctaaacctacctctccgactataagaagccttcgtcgataatagttccagtaccgagtgccacgatacggaaaaccttccagagacgccgccgccgccaatcccatctcaggggattcaggagatcgcctccggcaccctgccggagaggggaatcatctcccggaggactcttcaccgccatggtcgcctccggagtgatgagtgagtagttcacccctggactatgggtccatagcagtagctagatgaccgtcttctcctaattgtgcttcattgttggatcttgtgagctgcctaacatgatcaagatcatctatctgtaatgctacatgttgtgtttgttgggatccgatgaatagagaatgctatgttatgttgattatcaatctattacctatgtgttgtttatgatcttgcatgctctccgttgctagtagaggctctggccaagttgatacttgtaactccaagagggagtatttatgctcgatagtgggttcatgcctccatttaatctgggacagtgacagaaagttctaaggttgtggatgtgctgttgtcactagggataaaacatcaatgctttgtctaaggatatttgtgttgattacattacgcaccatacttaatgcaattgtctgttgtttgcaacttaatactggaaggggtgcggatgctaacctgaaggtggactttttaggcatagatgcatgctggatagcggtctatgtactttgtcgtaatgcacaattgaatttcacactactcatcatgatatgtatgtgcattgttatgccctctctatttgtcaattgcccaactgtaatttgttcacccaacatgctatttcttattggagagacaccactagtgaactgtggatcccggtccattctttacatctgaatacaatctactgcaaacattgttctttactgttcttcgcaaacaaacatcatctttcacactatacatttaatcctttgttacatcaagccgctgagattgacaacctcactgttacgttggggcaaagtactttgattgtgttgtgcaggttccacgttggcgccggaatccctggtgttgcgccgcactacactccgccaccatcaaccttcacttgcttcttgactcctactggttcgataaccttggtttcttactgagggaaacttgctgctgtacgcatcacaccttcctcttggggttcccaacggacgtgtgcttcacgcgtatcaataatgcatactcgatagatcttccacttgatgagtttggtgtcagtatttctttcaatgttgctgatttgacaccatatgacggagaagaccttggagcgtcgaggtcgacgccttttgaaggggggggggggagatgatgaggacatccctacctcactactacctccgtcattacaagaagatgatcctgctatgaagctcaagtccaatgaagttcggattggacctattacaagggctcgtgcgaagctacttaaacaacaggtgaacttgttcctaaacgataccttgattgatgagaactttatactgcctaagtcttgttacttatgtatcatcaggtatgaagaggagccaagcatcgcacgaggaggagaggagcagctggacgtgaaggacgtgaagctggacatggagctgggcatgaagatatctcatggacgcgcgaggaaggagcgggaggcatgcgcgagaggaggagatgttccagccggcgccaggaccggtcaaccggccgcaccgccgggccgcccggtcccagggccggtccgaccggcccccacgccggatCCATCCGGTTTCAACCGAATTTCTGTCTTGTGCCAACCGGGGCGATGTCCAGTAAGCCCCGCATCGtcgcccggtcaccacccggcgcaagatccggtttgaaccggaccggccggtcccagacccggtcgaccggcccctgtctcgaccagatctattctgggtcggttatttttgtatcttttcgaccagatctattctgggtcggttatttttgtatcttttcgaccagaggtcgtcccggacgcctatataagtgcctaggACGCCcctagttgctttagaccacgtttaagataaaccatagttcttagttgtttgctatgcaaaactattgaatcccaactctccaattcgttgcgatatgGAGTTTTATtgttactgaaagtttgtgtgatctgctattccattggggattagaagattgcaatctaccgcttcgtggtcggtggctacgtgcgcaagtgtgtgaagttacgaatatcttgcagggttgagagctgttgcattggcatcaggaatcaatcgagagacttcgtcggcgtcatacaagttatcctcctcatatcatcgatttcatccgctgctaccatcacgtgtttatcaccacccgtcgcttactgagaagatcgcgcAACCCCATATCAACTTGGTCCTATTTGTAATGGTTTTCGCCAGGTTTCTCTCTAAAAAGACTTGGAAATTTCTCGTAATTAATAAATAAAATAATGCAGAGTTTTGCTTCGTTTAAAAAACCCCTCTTTCATTCGATAGCGCTTATAGAGGCATCTCTCAGATTATAACCCGCCGGCCACACGCAGAGGAGCACGGCCTGACACCCAGCCCACTAAACACGGCCTTTCGGCCCACGAAGCACCTGGTGTTCTCTCTCGTCACACTGAAGTATCTGACGATGTAGTCGATGATGCAGGTGTGACAGACACATGTTCTCAcaaaaaatatttacaaaatgATACTGTAATTCATTGATGTTGTACAGCTGTCTAATTCATGTATACTTACAACTCTATGATCGTGCACTACAAAGATCAAACTTGAAAAATGATAATCTACTGCTAAACTCTGTACATCGCTCGCCAACTACTGTATATGACTTGCCGATGGGCTGGAAAAGAAAAGGATCATAGAGCGGTCGCCACCTGCTGCCGCAGCGGCGTGAGAAGCCTTGCAAGAGGTAGAGGCACGTGTGCTTTTATGAAGGTGCCATTTTCCATGTACTCCTGCACAAACAATGACGCTGTTAGCTCAGAATAAGAGTGTATCATCTTTTTTGCTGAATCGGTCTCCGGAAAATCACAGTTAGGCGAGTGTCTATATTCTAAATCGCCGTGACTAGAAAAACAGTGAGGAAACTCTTGAGTGAGTTGGAGAACAACTCTAAATATAAATATCTGTACTTTACATGTGAGTTGCTGCTTTTAATGATCAAACAGGACACTCACCGTTCTCTCAACCATTCCAACCTTATGTATGTCATTAAGCAGCTCTCCTTTGTCATACGGAACAAAAGCTTCTATGGGCACCAGCGAGTCCTGTGGAGAAAAAAGATAGGAATAGATCATTCCAGATAAATTTAAAAAAGCAACACATAAGGCAAATGTCCAAAGCCAAAACAAATCGTACTTTCAACTTTGATTGGATTGCATTGCAGAACTCCTCCAAACCATCACCATTCATGGCTGATATGCAGATTATCCCTTGTTTTTCAGCTTCCTCTTTCACTTTCACCGGGTCATCGGTATTGTCAATCTGCATATCATAATAAGTATACTTAATTAATAGATCATTAAAAAACTATACTACTTATGCAGATCTTAGAGATTAATTATTTAATTAGAAAATTTCTTGGTTCTAAAATCCAGCTCCATAGAAAAATCACAAATACGAGCATGCAGCTTACGTTTTGAGAAGTACCAACATATACTAATGAATTTTATGAAATATAGGGAATATTAACACTTGAAATTAGCTGAAAGCAAAGAAATTATTGCCGGTACTAGGTCTCTTTTAGAAACAAACCTTattccacacaaccaacttcgtaATCGAGTCTATATCCAACTCCTTCAGCACCTTGTCAACAGCATCTATCTGTTGCTGAGCTAATGGATGGCTGGAACACGCATGACACAGACATTATGGTAATCTGCATAGATGCATTAGATGGAATCATAATGAGGAGAACATCTTTTGTACTACGTTAGTTGCGCACCTGATATCTACAAGATGAACTATAATTGATGACTCTGATATCTCCTCCAGCGTTGCTCTAAAGGCTGCTACCTGGTCAAGCACCAATAGTTAATTTACTCAGCAGATCATGGAAGGAAGGAGGGTCACAATAAGCATGTTAGAGAAGACAACATCTCAGCAAGAGTACTATGCTTTCAAATATCATACCAGCATAGTGGGTAGCTTCTGAATGAACCCGACAGTATCTGTTAGGAGGAACTCAGTGCCGTTCTTCATCTGCAAAGTGGTGCACCAATTAGGCATTCTTTATCCAGCTTGCACAGACACATCCGAGCATCATATATCTAACTTTCCCTACATATTGAGATTATTAAGATGTCAGTGTCTTAGTACATACCAAAACCCTCCGTGTTGTTGGATCTAATGTGGCAAATAATTTATCCTCCGCGAGCACATCAGCTCCAGTTAAGCGGTTCA
It includes:
- the LOC127295227 gene encoding uncharacterized protein isoform X2, which encodes MCKPKIDEWLSNPNPRTYIGSGKVAEIRSAIQALDIETVIFDDELSAGQLRNLEKSFGGGVRVCDRTALILDIFNQRAATHEASLQVTLAQMEYQLPRLTKMWTHLERQSGGQVKGMGEKQIEVDKRILRTQISTLKKELESVRKHRKLYRNRRQSVPIPVVSLVGYTNAGKSTLLNRLTGADVLAEDKLFATLDPTTRRVLMKNGTEFLLTDTVGFIQKLPTMLVAAFRATLEEISESSIIVHLVDISHPLAQQQIDAVDKVLKELDIDSITKLVVWNKIDNTDDPVKVKEEAEKQGIICISAMNGDGLEEFCNAIQSKLKDSLVPIEAFVPYDKGELLNDIHKVGMVERTEYMENGTFIKAHVPLPLARLLTPLRQQVATAL